A genomic window from Flavobacterium azooxidireducens includes:
- a CDS encoding T9SS type A sorting domain-containing protein, whose protein sequence is MKKILFLLLLSSFASNAQIVDIPDANFKAKLLEASPSNSIAQNSAFPPQNIKIDINDDGEIQESEALLVSYLNVSNSNISSIEGINNFQNLREINANNNNLSNVIFEGSMQLRRVQLNNNQFTSQGNISFLLTNNQSSLLNLDLKNNLISSFNLDLFHQSNSINNAPIEINLSDNPIETLIIQNLDNSANGRYTITISNTLLESISIDSNAIADILILNNPLLISIDISASYLSDVFVRDNPLLTDVTISSNELEMQYVDVSNNFSLLNLTLNNLNFALGGEIQIVNNSSLSNVNFFNINAPNDSPINIFDSPISEIVFENCHFYHLYIAGIEVELLDLSQVKFNNIDLDFFYQENLVLNSNTVLKYINLKNGFDNTDLVFSYSNLPELEYVCVNEWDFQIFTNYFQSNFPSVNVNSYCSFTPGGDYNTINGTVHYDTNNNGCDESDFSIPYSRFAVDLDNDTTNSSVFTNSNGVYNIYTATQGEYTLIPVLENPSYFSVSPNPGITVIEEINNSTTILDFCITANGVYSDLEVVIASITPARPGFDAVYKLVYRNKGNQTEVGYVNFNYDETVLSVVSTSLESESDLTYPGHFTWIISDIKPFESGSIEVVFNVNSPTENPAVNIGDVLNFNAFIDVNIDENWDDNEFVLNQTVVGSYDPNDITCLQGDVVSPDQIGEFLHYLIRFENTGNAPAENVVVKTEIDPAQFDINSLQMLSTSHNANIRMAGNKIEFIFQDIQLDSGGHGNILFKMRSNEVLEVGDIVGKKANIYFDYNFPIQTNEAETLFQALSVVNPILDNLISIYPNPVKDIVNITIKDNSSIKTIELYDIQGRLLQTQVVNNITSELNLSSRANGMYFIKINTEKGSKVEKLIKE, encoded by the coding sequence ATGAAGAAGATTCTCTTTCTTTTGTTGTTGTCATCATTTGCAAGCAATGCTCAGATTGTGGACATTCCGGATGCGAATTTTAAAGCGAAGTTGTTGGAGGCTAGTCCATCTAATTCAATTGCACAAAACTCAGCTTTTCCGCCACAAAATATCAAGATAGATATCAATGATGATGGTGAAATTCAAGAAAGTGAGGCACTATTAGTTAGTTATTTAAATGTGAGTAATTCCAATATTTCTAGTATAGAGGGGATAAATAATTTTCAAAATTTAAGAGAGATAAACGCAAATAATAATAATTTATCAAATGTAATTTTTGAGGGTTCTATGCAGTTGAGAAGGGTACAATTAAATAATAATCAATTTACAAGTCAAGGAAACATTTCATTTTTGCTAACAAATAATCAAAGTTCACTACTTAATTTAGATTTAAAAAACAATTTAATTTCATCTTTTAATTTAGATTTATTTCATCAATCAAATAGTATAAATAACGCACCTATTGAAATAAATCTAAGTGATAATCCCATAGAAACTCTGATTATACAAAATTTAGACAATTCTGCAAATGGCAGATACACAATTACTATTTCTAATACATTACTTGAAAGTATAAGCATAGATTCAAATGCAATAGCTGATATACTTATACTGAATAATCCTTTATTAATTTCAATTGATATTTCAGCAAGTTATCTTTCAGATGTATTTGTAAGAGATAATCCTTTATTAACAGATGTAACTATAAGTTCTAATGAACTGGAGATGCAGTATGTAGATGTATCTAATAATTTTTCTCTACTCAATCTTACTTTAAATAATTTAAATTTTGCTTTGGGAGGTGAGATACAGATTGTTAATAATTCTTCACTTTCTAATGTAAATTTTTTTAACATCAATGCACCAAATGATAGTCCAATTAATATTTTTGATAGTCCTATATCAGAAATTGTATTTGAAAATTGTCATTTTTATCATTTATATATAGCAGGTATAGAAGTTGAATTGTTGGACTTGTCTCAGGTGAAATTTAATAACATCGACTTAGATTTTTTTTATCAAGAAAATTTGGTTTTAAATAGCAACACTGTTTTAAAGTATATTAATCTAAAAAATGGTTTTGATAATACAGATTTAGTTTTTAGTTATTCTAATCTTCCTGAATTAGAATATGTTTGCGTAAATGAATGGGATTTTCAAATTTTTACTAATTATTTTCAATCAAATTTTCCAAGTGTTAATGTTAATTCTTACTGCTCTTTCACTCCAGGAGGAGACTACAACACCATCAACGGCACCGTTCATTACGACACCAACAACAACGGTTGTGATGAATCCGATTTTTCTATTCCTTATTCTAGGTTTGCTGTAGATTTAGATAATGATACTACCAATTCTTCTGTTTTTACTAATAGTAATGGTGTGTATAATATTTATACTGCTACACAAGGAGAATATACTTTAATTCCGGTTTTAGAAAACCCTTCTTACTTTTCAGTTTCTCCGAATCCGGGAATTACTGTTATTGAGGAAATTAATAATTCAACGACAATATTAGATTTCTGTATTACCGCAAATGGTGTTTATTCTGATTTAGAAGTGGTTATCGCATCGATTACACCGGCACGCCCGGGGTTTGATGCCGTTTATAAGCTGGTTTATAGAAACAAAGGAAATCAAACAGAAGTTGGTTATGTAAATTTTAATTATGATGAAACCGTTCTAAGTGTTGTTTCTACTTCTCTAGAGTCGGAGAGTGATTTAACTTATCCAGGCCATTTCACTTGGATAATCTCAGATATTAAACCTTTTGAAAGTGGAAGTATAGAAGTTGTTTTTAATGTGAACTCCCCAACCGAAAATCCTGCTGTAAACATTGGAGATGTCTTGAATTTTAATGCTTTTATAGACGTTAATATTGATGAAAATTGGGATGATAACGAATTTGTTTTAAATCAAACCGTGGTAGGTTCATACGACCCAAACGATATAACTTGTTTGCAAGGCGATGTGGTTTCACCGGATCAAATAGGTGAATTTCTGCATTATTTAATCCGTTTTGAAAATACCGGAAATGCACCCGCTGAAAATGTGGTGGTAAAAACAGAAATCGATCCTGCTCAATTTGATATTAACTCGCTACAAATGTTATCTACATCACATAATGCAAACATTCGAATGGCCGGAAATAAAATTGAATTCATTTTCCAAGATATTCAACTTGATTCAGGCGGTCATGGTAATATTTTATTTAAAATGCGTTCAAACGAAGTTTTAGAAGTGGGTGATATTGTGGGAAAAAAAGCCAATATCTATTTCGATTACAATTTCCCAATCCAAACCAACGAAGCAGAAACGTTATTCCAAGCCTTGAGTGTTGTTAATCCAATTTTAGATAATTTAATTTCTATCTATCCAAATCCTGTAAAAGATATCGTTAATATTACTATCAAAGATAATTCAAGCATCAAAACCATTGAATTGTATGATATTCAAGGAAGATTATTGCAAACACAAGTAGTAAACAATATTACTTCAGAATTGAATTTATCATCAAGAGCAAACGGAATGTATTTTATAAAAATAAATACCGAAAAAGGAAGTAAAGTAGAAAAACTGATTAAAGAATAA
- a CDS encoding HmuY family protein, whose amino-acid sequence MKKGFFILSLSILALASCSSDDESTPYVPPISEAVVEASTGGPNQQNQLYVDLSTSTKTSVARESWDLGFSSGSAFRVAINGSLKMAVKQLNTTNIDEVQTEDASVSVGFSTLASLGYVDNPTGILEGPGAGVGTAIAEISANDADNKVYLVNLGFKAGTTTPNLGAVATDGDPRGWKKIRITRSGNNYVLQYADLGATTHSTVTISKNTAFHFSFFSLVSGQEVTAQPEKGKWDLNFTTFTNYFPYMGADVTYGYADFITTNVKGGTTVYELLTADVAYDTFVLADVIESSFTVSATDQRVIGANWRSGGGPGALPSIRDDRFYVLKDVEGNIYKLRFLSLTNDAGERGFPVFEYEILN is encoded by the coding sequence ATGAAAAAAGGATTTTTTATTTTATCACTTAGTATTTTAGCACTTGCATCTTGTTCAAGCGATGATGAAAGCACACCTTATGTTCCACCGATTTCAGAAGCTGTAGTTGAAGCTTCAACAGGAGGCCCAAACCAACAAAATCAATTGTATGTCGATTTAAGTACGTCAACCAAAACTTCTGTTGCAAGAGAATCTTGGGATTTAGGTTTTTCTTCAGGTTCAGCTTTTAGAGTAGCCATAAACGGTTCATTAAAAATGGCTGTAAAACAATTGAATACAACCAATATCGATGAGGTTCAAACGGAAGATGCATCGGTTTCAGTAGGTTTTTCAACGTTAGCATCGTTAGGTTATGTTGACAATCCAACCGGAATTTTAGAAGGTCCGGGAGCTGGAGTAGGAACAGCCATTGCCGAAATTTCTGCCAACGATGCAGACAACAAAGTGTATTTGGTAAACTTAGGTTTTAAAGCCGGAACTACCACCCCAAATCTTGGAGCTGTTGCCACCGATGGAGATCCAAGAGGTTGGAAAAAAATCAGAATTACCAGAAGTGGAAATAACTACGTGTTGCAATATGCCGATTTAGGTGCAACCACACATTCAACGGTGACCATTTCTAAAAATACAGCATTTCATTTTTCATTCTTCAGTTTAGTTAGCGGGCAAGAAGTTACTGCTCAACCTGAAAAAGGTAAATGGGATTTGAATTTTACCACATTTACCAACTATTTCCCTTATATGGGAGCTGATGTAACCTATGGTTATGCCGATTTTATTACCACAAACGTAAAAGGAGGAACAACTGTTTATGAACTTTTAACAGCAGATGTGGCGTATGACACTTTCGTTTTAGCAGATGTAATCGAATCGTCATTCACCGTTTCTGCCACAGACCAAAGAGTCATTGGTGCAAACTGGCGTTCAGGTGGCGGACCGGGTGCTTTACCAAGCATAAGAGACGACCGTTTTTATGTATTGAAAGATGTGGAAGGAAACATTTACAAACTTCGCTTTTTATCGTTAACCAATGATGCAGGCGAAAGAGGTTTCCCGGTTTTTGAATATGAAATATTGAACTAA
- a CDS encoding citrate synthase, whose protein sequence is MSKTAILKFDGKEYEFPVIVGSENEAAIDIEQLRALTGAITLDPGYKNSGSCKSEITFLDGEEGILRYRGYSIEELAEKADFLEVSYLLIFGELPTKTQLEKFENDIRKYTLVNEEMKNIIDGFPKTAHPMGVLASLTSALTAFNPKSVNPHNEKEMYEAVCKTMGKFLVIATWTYRKSMGYPLNYYDNTKGYVENFMHLMYELPTGPYKIDSTVVQALDKLFILHADHEQNCSTSTVRIVGSSHAGLFASIAAGVSALWGPLHGGANQAVLEMLEEIHKNGGDVDKYVLKAKDKDDSFRLMGFGHRVYKNFDPRAKIIKKAADDVLNSLGIDDPLLDIAKKLEKVALEDDYFKSRNLYPNVDFYSGIIYRALGIPSEMFTVMFAIGRLPGWIAQWKEMRVNKEPIGRPRQVYVGSPLRDFVPVEKR, encoded by the coding sequence ATGTCAAAAACTGCAATATTAAAATTCGACGGCAAAGAGTATGAATTTCCTGTAATCGTAGGAAGTGAAAATGAAGCTGCTATCGACATCGAACAATTACGTGCCTTAACCGGTGCGATTACGCTAGATCCGGGTTACAAAAATTCAGGTTCATGTAAAAGTGAAATTACCTTTTTAGATGGTGAAGAAGGAATTCTTCGCTACCGAGGTTATTCTATCGAAGAATTAGCCGAAAAAGCAGACTTCCTTGAAGTTTCTTATTTGTTGATTTTTGGTGAATTACCAACCAAAACCCAATTAGAAAAATTCGAAAACGATATTCGTAAATATACGTTGGTAAACGAAGAGATGAAAAATATCATCGACGGTTTTCCAAAAACAGCTCATCCAATGGGCGTTTTAGCTTCTTTAACGAGTGCGTTAACTGCTTTTAATCCAAAGTCAGTAAACCCGCACAACGAAAAAGAAATGTACGAAGCGGTTTGTAAAACCATGGGTAAATTCTTAGTAATTGCTACGTGGACATACCGTAAATCAATGGGTTACCCACTAAACTACTACGATAATACAAAAGGTTACGTGGAGAATTTTATGCATTTAATGTATGAATTACCTACCGGACCTTATAAAATTGATTCAACTGTGGTTCAAGCCTTAGATAAATTATTCATTCTACATGCCGATCACGAACAAAACTGTTCTACTTCAACCGTACGAATTGTTGGTTCATCACATGCGGGATTATTTGCGTCCATTGCTGCCGGAGTTTCTGCACTTTGGGGACCACTTCACGGTGGAGCCAATCAAGCCGTTTTGGAGATGTTGGAAGAAATTCACAAGAATGGTGGAGATGTAGATAAATATGTTTTAAAAGCAAAAGATAAAGACGATTCATTCCGCTTAATGGGATTTGGGCACAGAGTCTACAAAAACTTTGATCCAAGAGCAAAAATCATCAAAAAAGCGGCCGATGATGTTTTAAATTCATTAGGAATTGATGATCCATTATTAGATATCGCCAAAAAATTAGAAAAAGTTGCGTTAGAAGACGATTACTTTAAATCAAGAAATTTATATCCAAACGTCGATTTCTATTCCGGAATCATTTACCGTGCATTAGGAATTCCATCTGAAATGTTTACAGTAATGTTTGCCATCGGCCGTTTACCGGGTTGGATTGCTCAATGGAAAGAAATGCGTGTCAACAAAGAACCAATCGGAAGACCTCGTCAGGTTTATGTAGGTTCTCCGTTGAGAGATTTTGTTCCGGTTGAGAAGAGATAA
- a CDS encoding dimethylarginine dimethylaminohydrolase family protein, whose translation MLPIHIQNETSRLRAVVLGTAVSNGPTPTADEAYDPKSLEHILAGTYPIESDMITEMEAFNQVFKKYDVEVFRPDIINNYNQIFSRDIGFVIDDIFIKANILPDREKELDAIQYVIDHIDPKKVVRPPEEVHIEGGDVMLWNDYIFIGTYKGSDYKDYITARTNWQGVEYIKQLFPHKKVKDFDLVKSKIEARDNALHLDCCFQPVGKDKGIIYKSGFREEADYMFLVNLFGKENLFHITRDEMYHMNSNVFSIAPDVVVSERNFTRLNNWLRENGFTVEEIPYAEIAKQEGLLRCSTLPLVRDK comes from the coding sequence ATGCTACCAATACACATTCAAAACGAAACCTCCCGATTAAGGGCCGTGGTCTTAGGAACTGCTGTTAGCAACGGACCAACACCAACTGCCGACGAAGCCTATGACCCAAAATCACTCGAACACATTTTAGCGGGAACCTATCCCATTGAATCCGATATGATTACCGAAATGGAAGCGTTTAATCAAGTATTCAAAAAATACGACGTAGAAGTTTTTAGACCGGATATTATCAATAATTACAACCAAATTTTCAGCCGCGACATCGGTTTTGTCATCGATGATATTTTTATCAAAGCCAATATTCTTCCCGACAGAGAAAAAGAACTCGATGCCATTCAATACGTTATCGATCACATCGACCCCAAAAAAGTCGTTCGCCCACCGGAAGAAGTCCATATCGAAGGCGGCGATGTGATGTTATGGAACGATTATATTTTTATCGGAACATACAAAGGTTCCGATTACAAAGATTACATCACGGCACGAACTAATTGGCAAGGTGTGGAGTATATCAAACAATTATTTCCACACAAAAAAGTAAAAGATTTCGATTTAGTCAAATCAAAAATTGAAGCCCGTGACAATGCGTTGCACCTCGATTGTTGTTTTCAACCCGTAGGAAAAGACAAAGGAATTATCTACAAAAGCGGTTTCCGTGAAGAAGCTGATTATATGTTTTTAGTGAACCTTTTCGGAAAAGAAAATTTATTTCACATCACGCGAGACGAAATGTATCACATGAATTCAAACGTGTTTTCCATCGCACCCGATGTCGTTGTTTCCGAACGAAATTTCACACGCCTAAACAATTGGCTTCGTGAAAATGGCTTCACAGTAGAAGAAATTCCATATGCTGAAATCGCCAAACAAGAAGGATTGTTGAGATGTTCGACATTACCTTTAGTAAGAGATAAATAG
- a CDS encoding TonB-dependent receptor plug domain-containing protein, translated as MKNLIPILFFLYASSSWAQVVDTTKTIALADVVVTGQFEPQSLKKSVHNVRVITSQDIKNLAANNLGDVLNQYLNITVRPSSSTGRSTVSMFGLDAQYFKILVDNIPLVNEAGFGNNVDLSQINLNDIERIEIIEGSMGVTHGANAVSGILNIITKKSNTHKWAISTTLQEETIGNEYEWFDKGRHIQNLKVAHNISENWFASIGMNRNDFQGFLNDQKGKNHSENDGQRGYRWLPKEQWNSTALVSFRKGNFQAFYKFEYLDEQVDFFNSVVQSGFSSQLGAYKYGDDIRYFTNRFYHHLNAVGKLFSKVNYNISVSHQLQERLFEEFRYNISARNEMNNNEFKDQSMEVFYSIGNFSNFFNNDKFDLQLGYELVNNYGFSLIEGENNTTKTIRERIDNYDIFAVSEVKLSSTFSLRPGARYSFQSKFDNQYALSLGARQLFKDNLEMRASIGKSFRTPNFEEMFNEMIFSGHFFVGNENLTPEISTSYEASLKKRFSVGSDVAVSTNLIASFMDIKDRIDMALIGFDETTNNPMYQYININKYNMWNVSTNNQLEYNQWRFNLGASLVGISRLIDDGEFTSDDKYLYSFNLNSSVSYNIKKWNTIASLYYKFTGKTQQFVAGQQGYTLSDIESYNWLDASIQKNFLDDKLELTIGARNLFNITDINQTNLNQGGGHSVSSQILLAYGTSYFTKLTYNLNF; from the coding sequence GTGAAAAATCTAATCCCCATTTTATTCTTTTTATATGCTTCATCAAGTTGGGCACAAGTAGTTGACACCACCAAAACAATCGCTTTAGCTGATGTTGTTGTCACCGGTCAATTTGAACCGCAATCTTTAAAAAAATCGGTTCATAATGTTCGTGTTATAACAAGTCAAGATATTAAAAACCTTGCTGCAAACAATTTGGGTGATGTATTAAATCAATATTTAAACATCACTGTAAGACCAAGTAGCAGCACCGGCCGTTCAACCGTTTCGATGTTTGGCTTAGATGCACAATATTTCAAAATTTTAGTAGATAATATTCCATTAGTCAACGAAGCGGGATTTGGTAACAATGTCGATTTATCACAAATTAACCTCAACGACATCGAACGAATTGAAATCATAGAAGGCTCAATGGGCGTAACTCATGGAGCAAATGCCGTTTCCGGAATTTTGAATATCATCACTAAAAAAAGCAATACACACAAATGGGCCATCAGCACAACGCTGCAAGAAGAAACCATTGGCAACGAATACGAATGGTTTGATAAAGGAAGACACATTCAAAACTTAAAAGTAGCTCATAACATTTCAGAGAATTGGTTTGCCAGTATTGGCATGAATCGCAATGATTTTCAGGGATTTTTAAATGACCAAAAAGGAAAAAATCATTCTGAAAACGACGGACAAAGAGGTTATCGTTGGCTACCAAAAGAGCAATGGAATTCAACCGCTTTAGTCAGTTTCAGAAAAGGTAATTTTCAAGCGTTTTACAAATTTGAATATCTAGATGAACAAGTTGATTTTTTCAATAGTGTCGTTCAATCCGGTTTCAGCAGTCAGTTAGGAGCTTATAAGTACGGCGATGACATCCGTTATTTTACCAATCGATTTTACCATCATTTGAATGCGGTTGGAAAATTATTTTCCAAAGTAAATTACAACATTTCAGTTTCGCATCAATTACAAGAAAGATTATTTGAAGAATTCAGGTATAATATTTCAGCAAGAAACGAAATGAACAATAATGAATTTAAAGATCAATCGATGGAAGTCTTTTATTCAATCGGAAACTTCAGCAACTTTTTTAACAATGACAAATTCGATTTACAATTGGGTTATGAACTAGTCAATAATTACGGTTTTTCATTAATTGAAGGAGAAAATAATACCACCAAAACCATACGTGAGCGAATTGACAATTACGATATTTTTGCGGTTTCGGAAGTTAAACTTTCCTCTACATTTTCACTTCGTCCGGGTGCTCGTTACTCTTTTCAATCCAAATTCGACAATCAATATGCTCTTTCTTTAGGTGCCAGACAATTATTTAAGGACAATTTAGAAATGCGGGCTTCTATTGGAAAATCATTCCGAACGCCCAATTTTGAAGAAATGTTTAACGAAATGATTTTCTCTGGACATTTTTTTGTCGGTAATGAAAACTTAACTCCGGAAATAAGCACTTCCTACGAAGCAAGTTTAAAAAAGCGATTTTCTGTTGGTTCTGATGTGGCTGTTTCTACAAATTTAATTGCCAGTTTTATGGATATCAAAGACAGAATCGATATGGCTTTAATCGGTTTTGATGAAACCACAAATAATCCAATGTATCAATACATCAACATCAACAAATATAATATGTGGAATGTTTCCACGAATAATCAATTGGAATACAACCAATGGCGATTCAATTTAGGAGCTTCTTTAGTGGGGATTTCCCGTTTAATTGATGATGGTGAATTTACTTCTGATGACAAATACCTTTATTCATTCAACCTGAATAGCAGTGTATCATACAACATTAAAAAGTGGAATACCATTGCTTCCTTATATTACAAATTCACCGGAAAAACACAGCAATTTGTAGCGGGTCAGCAAGGTTATACTTTGTCTGATATCGAATCGTATAATTGGTTGGATGCTTCTATTCAAAAGAATTTTCTAGATGATAAATTGGAACTCACCATCGGAGCACGAAATTTGTTCAACATAACCGACATCAACCAAACCAACCTAAATCAAGGCGGCGGACATTCCGTTTCCTCTCAAATTTTACTGGCTTACGGAACCAGTTATTTTACCAAACTAACGTATAACCTCAATTTTTAA
- a CDS encoding heme/hemin ABC transporter substrate-binding protein, producing the protein MKNTITFLFCLVCIVTFSNENQQNQSRIITLNGSITEMVCALGYQDKIVATDVTSTFPTTLKVKDLGHVRTLSIESIMALKPTLILATEKDMNPDLASKLKASGVKTHIFKQEFSIQGTKNLIQEVATVLGEKNFTALQSSIDKKVKNAKAIPSKPKVLFVYARGAGTLMVAGKNTPVDKMIALAGGQNAVSGFDDFKPLTPEALLANNPDYILFFDSGLQSLGGVEGALKIEGLAKTKAGKNKNIIAMDGALLSGFGPRVGEGVVELNQLISGNAK; encoded by the coding sequence ATGAAAAATACAATCACATTTCTTTTTTGTTTGGTTTGTATCGTTACCTTTTCAAATGAAAATCAACAAAATCAATCACGAATTATCACCCTAAATGGATCCATCACCGAAATGGTTTGTGCTCTTGGCTATCAAGACAAAATTGTGGCAACCGATGTCACGAGTACGTTTCCAACCACTTTAAAAGTAAAAGATTTGGGTCACGTGCGAACCCTTTCCATCGAATCAATTATGGCCTTAAAACCAACATTGATTTTAGCAACAGAAAAAGATATGAACCCCGATTTAGCTTCCAAATTGAAAGCTTCCGGTGTAAAAACCCATATTTTTAAACAAGAGTTCTCCATTCAAGGAACTAAAAACTTAATTCAAGAAGTGGCGACTGTTTTAGGTGAAAAAAACTTCACTGCTTTGCAATCGTCCATTGATAAAAAAGTAAAAAATGCAAAAGCAATTCCATCCAAACCAAAAGTGTTATTTGTTTATGCTCGTGGTGCCGGAACATTAATGGTTGCCGGAAAAAACACACCGGTTGACAAAATGATTGCTTTAGCCGGAGGACAAAATGCAGTGAGCGGATTTGATGATTTTAAACCGTTAACACCTGAAGCTTTGTTGGCTAATAATCCTGATTACATCCTCTTTTTTGATTCCGGTTTACAAAGTTTAGGCGGAGTAGAAGGAGCTTTAAAAATTGAAGGTCTAGCTAAAACAAAAGCCGGAAAAAATAAAAATATTATCGCAATGGACGGTGCTTTGCTATCCGGTTTCGGACCAAGAGTTGGCGAAGGAGTAGTGGAACTTAATCAATTAATTTCAGGAAATGCCAAATAA
- a CDS encoding four helix bundle protein has translation MKSYNDLDIYQLSLDLFFKVHPASLLLPKYELYELGSQVRRSSDSVVSNIVEGYGRKRYKAEFIRFLVFSHASCLETKNHLFKINRLYSGVVPNIETFIEEYDILGAKIFTFIKYVEEHWK, from the coding sequence ATGAAAAGTTACAACGATTTAGACATTTATCAACTAAGTTTAGACTTATTTTTCAAAGTACATCCAGCTTCATTACTATTGCCAAAGTATGAGCTATATGAATTGGGAAGCCAAGTTAGAAGATCATCCGATTCCGTAGTTTCAAACATTGTAGAAGGCTACGGACGAAAAAGATACAAAGCAGAATTTATTCGATTTTTAGTTTTCAGTCATGCGAGTTGCTTAGAAACAAAAAATCATCTTTTTAAAATTAATCGTTTATATTCGGGAGTTGTTCCCAATATTGAAACTTTTATAGAAGAATACGATATTTTAGGAGCAAAAATTTTTACTTTTATAAAATATGTAGAAGAACACTGGAAATAA
- the ctlX gene encoding citrulline utilization hydrolase CtlX, with amino-acid sequence MNQTTNTILMIRPVAFRMNEQTAVNNYYQKVLDNTTPATVNAKAQQEFDAFVEKLQKVGVNVIVVDDTLDPDTPDSIFPNNWISFHENGDVTLYPMFAENRRLERREDILDIIEDRGFVVNEIMDYTSAEEDGFFLEGTGSILLDRDNAKAYCALSPRADEELFIEFCEDFDLAPVIFEAYQTVNGERKHIYHTNVMMCLAETFAVICADCIDDKKERKMVLDNLRADGKDIILITEDQVNNFAGNMLQVKGKDNKRYLVMSNSAHQSLTKAQLHKIEEHCEIISSSLDTIEACGGGSARCMMAEVFLPEA; translated from the coding sequence ATGAACCAAACAACCAACACCATCCTAATGATCCGTCCCGTTGCCTTCCGAATGAATGAGCAAACGGCCGTAAATAATTATTATCAAAAAGTATTAGACAATACAACTCCAGCCACTGTAAATGCCAAAGCTCAGCAAGAGTTTGATGCGTTTGTAGAAAAACTTCAAAAAGTGGGCGTGAATGTAATTGTCGTAGATGATACACTCGATCCCGACACGCCCGACAGTATTTTTCCAAACAATTGGATTTCCTTTCACGAAAACGGCGATGTAACGTTGTACCCAATGTTTGCCGAAAACCGTCGTTTAGAGAGAAGAGAAGATATCCTCGATATCATCGAAGATCGTGGATTTGTGGTCAACGAAATTATGGATTACACTTCTGCCGAAGAAGACGGATTTTTCCTCGAAGGCACCGGAAGCATCCTGTTAGACCGCGACAATGCCAAAGCCTATTGTGCCCTTTCGCCTCGTGCCGACGAAGAATTATTCATCGAATTTTGCGAAGATTTCGATTTAGCTCCGGTTATTTTTGAAGCTTATCAAACCGTGAATGGCGAGCGAAAACACATTTACCACACCAACGTAATGATGTGTTTAGCCGAAACCTTTGCCGTGATTTGTGCCGATTGCATTGACGATAAAAAAGAACGCAAAATGGTTTTAGACAATTTGCGTGCCGACGGAAAAGACATCATCCTCATCACTGAAGATCAAGTGAATAACTTCGCAGGAAATATGCTGCAAGTCAAAGGAAAAGACAACAAACGCTATTTGGTTATGAGCAATTCCGCTCACCAAAGTCTGACCAAAGCCCAACTTCACAAAATCGAAGAACACTGCGAAATCATCTCCTCAAGCCTCGACACCATCGAAGCCTGCGGCGGGGGAAGTGCCCGCTGTATGATGGCTGAGGTTTTTCTTCCCGAAGCATAA